The Pseudorasbora parva isolate DD20220531a chromosome 21, ASM2467924v1, whole genome shotgun sequence sequence ttactgcttattaatagttagtacggtagtttttgtagcgtttaagtttaggtattgggtcggattaagggatgtagaataagctgatgcagaataaggcattaatatgagctttagaagtgctcataaacagacaatatcccagtaatatgcatgatcataagacactagataatagttaataactgaactgcaaaaaatgcttttctcagtatttttgtcttgtttctagtcaaaatatctaaaaattaagaaattaagaaacatttactagacaagcaaaagtaattgtgttGTTTTAGGGAGAAATagctcaaaatgaagagagtttttgcttaaaataagataaataatctgccaatggggtgagaaaaataatcttaattcaaacagaaaacaagattatttttctcaccccattggcagattatttatcttattttaagcaaaaactctcttcattttgagttattttccccaaaacaagacaaaaatacttagaAAAGTgaacctgaaaacacacacacacacacctaaacctacccatcactcacacacacacacacacacacacacacccaaacacccaaacctacccatcacacgcacacacacacacccaaacctacccatcacacacacacacacacacacacacacacacacacacacacacacacacctaaacctacccatcacacacacacacacacacacacacacacacacatacacaccttaacctacccatcacacacacacacacctaaacctacccatcacacacacacacacacacacacacacacacacacacacacacacctaaacctacccatcactcacacacacacactcacactcacactcacactcacactcacacacacacacacacacacacccacacacacacacacacacacatctcatcCTCCAAAAGTACTTAAAGAGATTTCAGAGCATCTGATTTCAGCCCACTGACGACATCATTCAGGAAGTGCGGATTATGATGTGAGGGAATGAGCCAATCAGAGGCTGACTTTAAAATAGCATGGGCCTATTATACTATTCCTGCCATATATAGAGTCAGTCTGCTAAtccaaaatgtgtgtgtgtgtgtgtgtgtgtaggtgtgtgtgtgtgtgtgagcctgtttatgtggtttatgaggacacaaatttgtataactacatgggtattacactggtattacactataaatgtggtttatgtgcgtgtgtgtgtgagtgcgtgtgtgtgtgtgcgcatgtgtgtatgtgagtgcgTGTTTTAGAGGATGAGacgtgtgagagtgtgtgtgtgtgtgtgtgtatgtatgtgaatGCATGTTTAGAGGATGAGATGTGAGAGGGTGTGTGtattcacgtgtgtgtgtgtgtgtgtatgtgtgtgtgtgtgtatgtgaatgcGTGTTTAGAGGATGAGatgggagagagtgtgtgtattcacgtgtgtgtgtgtgtgtgttatttctccAACTTTGTTCTGGTTTGGTCAGCTGTAGTGTATTTCTGGAGGTAATTCTGTCCTCAGAGTAAAATGCTTTCATCCGTGAGATTGTCAGATTGTTACGAATCTTAAACCGAGAATGCTGAAGTTAttatgattgtgtgtgtgattagagtgtgtgtgtgtgtgtgtgtgtgtgtgcgcaggtATCAGGCCTCAGATGGTGAATGGGCCGATGCATCCTCGTCCTCTGGTGGCTCTGCTGGACGGCCGAGACTGTACTGTGGAGATGCCCATCCTCAAAGATCTGGCCACCGTGGCCTTCTGTGACGCACAGTCTACTCAAGAGATCCATGAGaaggtacacacacactgcccccaagcctacccatcacacacacacacacacacacactgcccctaaacctacccatcacaggaaacattctgcatttttactttctcataaaaactcctcctgtgtgatttataagccttttgtaaagtggggccatgggtaatgtcctcatatttcaccctctcctgtaatacctgtgtcatacccatggcattacacacatttgtgtcctcatatgcgTTTAAACACcgcctaactttagtgcatatgattggatatttgctcataccagcgtgtagactcacaggcacactcaaacagaggcggaataaactgagagaaatataaataattaattaaatacaaaaccGAAAATTCACAAGCGCGTATTGAAttgtgaatgccgtaccgaacggttcaatattatattgagaattgtggcatccctaacacacatacacacacacacacacacacacacacacacacacacacacacatacacacacactcacatattgTCTTATCATCAGGATACTTTTATTATGCTTTTGAAATCAAACCACAAGATGAGATGTTTCATGTGGGTTATATGAGGCATCATGGGAAACAGGCAGCCTTTTTGCTAACCACAAAATACATCCCAATATCGCATATCGCTGCAGTTTCAAAGTgtaatgtccactgggtggcgcttaACACATAGTTTTTTCCCCGAACAGATGTGTGTGAATCTGGCATGTTTTGTCACGTTGTTTTTTTAACGTACAcacactaaaccctaaaccgACCGATAGTGCTAACATCAGCTAATGTGACACAAATAAGATTATATCCGTGTCGTTGTAGCTTGTGTTTTGAACTCGTCTTTTATCAGGACTCGTTTCTCACGGGATTCGTTCCTGAGCTTTCAGCATCGCAAACACAAATCCAGCCGAGCTATCGAGCGAGATTAATATGGCAGAAGAGACGAACATGGAGCTGGTGAAGTGACGCAAACTCCAAAATTAGTTTACAAGTCATGGACtgtggtttaaaaaaaagataaatactgcctctagtgttcatttctgttggaaaCTGCAGTGATATGCACCTATTGGTACGTATATTatggtttgcaaaaacattgccACAGGTACTTTTTGCCAATGAGACCAGGTTGGAAACACACACGGTTAATGTGACTTCTAGACTCTGAAGTTTGCGATCTGcatgtctctctgtgtgtgtgtgtgtgtgtgtgtgtgtgtgtgtgtgtgtgtgtgtgtgtgtttcaggtgtTGAACGAGGCGATCGGCGCTCTGATGTATCACACCATCACACTGACACGAGAAGATCTGGAGAAGTTCAAAGCCCTCAGAATTATCATCCGCATCGGCAGCGGATACGACAACGTGGACATTAAAGCAGCCGGAGAGCTGGgtactaaacacacacacacacacacactcacacacacactcatactctcaattacacactcactcatgagCACActcatgcaaacacacacacacactccagaaaTAGTCTAGGATAAAGTGATATTAACCCTATAAAGTCCACATTTGCAAGGCCTCTAAATAATCGAAATGATCAAAATTTTGATTATCTTTTCTTGATTATCCAACCATaaatcatgtttgtgtgtgtgtttgcttgtgtgtgtgtgtgcgcgtgtccgtgtgtgcgtgtgcatgtgtgcacacgtgcgtgtgcttgtgtgtgtgtgtgtgcgcgtgtccgTGTGTGCGTgcacgtgtgtgcgtgcgtgtgtgtgtgcaggtatCGCGGTGTGTAACATCCCCTCGGCGGCGGTGGAGGAGACGGCCGACTCGACTCTGTGTCACGTGTTGAATCTGTACCGCAGGAACACGTGGCTCTATCAGGCGCTGCGCGAGGGAACGCGAGTGCAGAGTGTGGAGCAGATCCGAGAAGTGGCGTCCGGAGCCGCACGCATCCGCGGAGAAACACTCGGACTCATCGGATTCGGTCAGACACAAACTTCATTCTGATGTTGAGATTAAATTGGGGTCTTTAGTACACACAATCATGGTAATGTAtacactcccctaaaggattattaggagcacacactaatactgtgtttgaccctttctcctccagaactgccttaattctccgtggcattgatcaacaagctgctgaaagcattctttagaaatgtcggcccatattgataggagagcatcttgcagttgatggagatttgtgggatgcacatccagggcacgaagctcccgttccaccacatcccaaagatgctctattgggttgagatctggggactgtggcggccattttagttcagtcaactcattgtcatgttcaagaaaccagtctgaaatgattggagctttgtgacatggtgcattatcctgctggaagtagccatcagaggatggggacatggtggtcataaagggatggacatggtcagaaacaatgctcaggtaggccgtggcatttaaacgatgcccaattggcactaagggcctaaagtgtgccaagaaaacatcccccacaccattacaccaccaccaccagcctgcacagtgggaacaaggcatgactcaacagaaatcgagactcatcagaccaggcaacatttttccagtcttcaactgtccaggtttggtgagcttgtgcagatTGTCGCCTCTTTGTCCTATTTGTAgtagagatgagtggtacccggtggggtcttctgctggtgtagcccatccgcctcaaggttgtgtgtgttgtggcttcacaaatgctttgctgcatacctcggttgtaacaagtggttatttcagtcaaagttgctcttctatcagcttgaatcagtcggcccattctcctctgacctcgagcattgtagcaaagttcgttaataggaggaaggaagaggacacgggggtcggctagacggttgatgctttctttatttattctcaTTTACTGTCAAAACACACTCAGTGGTGTATAgtttctctttctcaatgtcacaacgatcacttccgggtcggcacttccgggttccggttactcagtctctggggtttgtgcatcaaccgtccgtctctctctctctctggtctctggttccaccgaggttttataccctctccgcgctcattactggaacaagagacaggtgttattaatctgcgtccaacccactcacttaccgctcgtcccgcggctctctctcccgctgcagacctcgctgaaccacgccccccttgccacaagcatcaacaaggcattttctcccacaggactgctgcagactggatgctcttcccttttcacaccattctttgtaaaccctagaaatggttgtgtgtgtaaatcccagtaactgagcagattgggaaatactcagaccggcaggaccacacccctaaatgcattgtagcaactgccatgtgattggttgattagataattgaattaatgagaaatttaacagctgttcctaataatcctttacatgagtgtacatatatataatgtacatatgtatggaaaataaaataagtgtctaatatttaaattgttatacagtgaggaaaatacgtatttgaacaccctgctatctTGCAGGAGTGGAGgtagacattttaaaggcagactaacaggtctctGAGGGTCAGAACTCAAAGGGATCAAATACTGATGTGCATCTGTatcacaaataaatagttaaaaaatcatacattgtgatttctggattttttttagattatgtctctcacagtggacatgcacctacgatgacaatttcagaccctccatgatttctaagtgggagaacttacttaatttcctcactgtatatatatacacatacatttaATTCTCATTTACAGTAAGTCTGTATGAAAAGCACCAGTATAATTCCACAGACCACTGTTGACAGATGCTGTGtatgtgtctctgtgtgtgtctgtatgtgtctgtgtgtgtctgtatgtgtgtgtgtgtgtctgtgtgtctctgtgtgtgtctgtatgtgtctgtgtgtgtctgtatgtgtgtctgtgtgtgtctgtgtgtgtctgcgtgtgtctgtatgtgtctgtatgtgtctgtgtgtgtctgtgtgtgtctgtatgtgtctgtatgtgtctgtgtgtgtctgtatgtgtctgtatgtgtctgtgtgtgtctgtatgtgtgtatgtgtgtctgtgtgtgtctgtgtgtgtctgtatgtgtctgtgtgtgtctgtatgtgtctgtgtgtgtctgtatgtgtgtatgtgtgtctgtgtgtgtctgtgtgtgtctgtatgtgtctgtgtgtgtctgtatgtgtgtatgtgtgtctgtatgtgtctgtatgtgtctgtgtgtgtctgtatgtgtgtatgtgtgtctgtgtttgtctgtatgtgtctgtatgtgtctgtgtgtgtctgtatgtgtgtatgtgtgtctgtgtgtgtctgtatgtgtctgtatgtgtctgtgtgtgtctgtatgtgtgtgtgtgtgtctgtgtgtgtctgtgtgtgtctgtatgtgtctgtatgtgtctgtatgtgtctgtgtgtgtctgtatgtgtctgtatgtgtctgtgtgtgtctgtatgtgtgtatgtgtctgtgagtgtctgtgtgtgtctgtgtgtgtctgtatgtgtctgtgtgtgtctgtatgtgtctgtgtgtttgtgtgtgtctgtatgtgtctgtgtgtgtctgtgtgtgtctgtgtgtgtctgtgtgtgtctgtgtgtgtctgtatgtgtctgtatgtgtctgtgtgtgtctgtgtgtgtctgtatgtgtctgtgtgtgtctgtgtgtgtctgtgtgtgtctgtgtgtgtctctgtgtgtctgtatgtgtctgtgtgtgtctgtgtgtgtctgtgtgtgtctgtatgtgtctgtgtgtgtctgtatgtgtctgtgtgtgtctctgtgtgcctgtatgtgtctgtgtgtgtctgtgtgtctgtgtgtgtctgtatgtgtctgtatgtgtctgtgtgtgtgtatgtgtctgtatgtgtctgtgtgtgtgtgtgtgtgtatgtgtctgtgtgtgtctgtatgtgtctgtgtgtgtctgtgtgtgtctgtgtgtgtctgtatgtgtctgtgtgtgtctgtgtgtgtctgtgtgtgtctgtgtgtgtctgtatgtgtctgtgtgtgtctgtatgtgtctgtgtgtgtctgtgtgtgtctgtatgtgtctgtgtgtgtctgtgtgtgtctgtatgtgtctgtatgtgtctgtgtgtgtctgtgtgtgtctgtatgtgtctgtgtgtgtctgtgtgtgtctgtatgtgtctgtgtgtgtctgtgtgtgtctgtatgtgtctgtgtgtgtctgtgtgtgtctgtatgtgtctgtgtgtgtctctgtgtgtctgtgtttgtctgtatgtgtctgtgtgtgtctgtatgtgtctgtgtgtgtctctgtgtgtctgtatgtgtctgtgtgtgtctgtgtgtctgtgtgtctgtatgtgtctgtatgtgtctgtgtctgtatgtgtctgtatgtgtctgtgtgtgtatgtgtctgtgtgtgtctgtatgtgtctgtgtgtgtctgtgtgtgtgtgtatgtgtctgtgtgtgtctgtatgtgtctgtgtgtgtctgtatgtatctgtgtgtgtctgtatgtgtctgtatgtgtctgtgtgtgtctatgtgtctgtatgtgtctgtgtgtgtctgtatgtgtgtatgtgtctgtgtgtgtctgtgtgtgtctgtgtgtctgtatgtgtctgtgtgtttgtgtgtgtctgtatgtgtctgtatgtgtctgtgtgtgtctgtgtgtgtcggtgtgtgtctgtatgtgtctgtgtgtgtctgtgtgtgtctgtatgtgtctgtgtgtgtctgtgtgtgtctgtatgtgtctgtgtgtgtctgtatgtgtctctgtatgtgtctgtgtgtgtctgtgtgtgtctctgtgtgtctgtgtgtgtctgtatgtgtctgtgtgtgtctgtatgtgtctgtgtgtgtctctgtgtgtctgtatgtgtctgtgtgtgtctgtgtgtctgtatgtgtctgtgtgtgtctgtatgtgtctgtgtgtgtgtatgtgtctgtatgtgtctgtgtgtttgtatgtgtctgtgtgtgtctgtatgtgtctgtgtgtgtctgtatgtgtctgtgtgtgtctgtatgtgtctgtatgtgtctgtatgtgtctgtgtgtgtctgtatgtgtctgtgtgtgtctgtatgtatctgtgtgtctgtgtgtgtctgtgtgtgtctgtatgtgtctgtatgtgtctgtgtgtctgtatgtgtctgtatgtgtctgtatgtgtctgtatgtatctgtgtgtgtctgtatgtgcgTCTATGTATGTGCGCCtgcgtgggtgtgtgtgtgcgtgtgtgcaggTCGTTCGGGCCAGGCCGTTGCCGTCAGGGCGAAGGTCTTTGGCTTTAACGTGCTCTTCTACGACCCGTACCTGCAGGACGGGCTGGAGCGATCTTTAGGTGTTCAGCGCGTTTACACTCTGCAGGACCTGCTGTACCAGAGCGACTGTGTGTCGCTGCACTGCAACCTGAACGAACACAACCATCACCTCATCAACGACTTCACCATCAAACAGGTCAGACTCCTGCACACACTGCTGCCGCCTCCCTCTGGAGGAACGGGGTTAttacacacgtgtgtgtgtgtgtgtgtgtgtgtgtgtgtgtgtgtgtgatgggtaggtttaggggcagtgtaagacGATAGAAAATAAGGTTTGCTcagaataaaaaccattacgcctatggaatgtccccacaattcacaaaaataaatgtgtgtgtgtgtgtgttagatgcGTCAGGGCGCGTTCCTGGTGAACACCTCGCGAGGAGGTCTGGTGGATGAGAAGGCTCTCTCTCAGGCGCTGAAGGAGGGACGGATCCGCGGAGCAGCTCTCGACGTGCACGAGACCGAACCCTTCAGGTGACTTTAAAACGCATACAcacataatattaatataatttcacgagttcacactttcATCAAATTAAAGAGAGTAAGGTtttgcgtatttggcgtgctgtcggtgggatttggcccgaacccagagtacctagtgcgtgtgtgtgtgtgtttgtgggcatgtttttgtgacatatgaggacacaaatgtgtataatgccatgggtatgacacaggtattacaggagagggtgaaatatgaggacattacccatggccccactttacaaaaggcttataaatcacacaggaggagtttttatgagaaagtaaaaatgcagaatgtttcctgtgtgtgtgtgtgtgtgtgtgtgtgtgtgtgtgtgtgtgtgtgtctgtgtgtgtgtgtgatgggtaggtttaggggcagtgtgtgtgtgtgtgtgtgatgggtagatttaggggcagtgtgtgtgtgtgtgtgatgggtaggtataggggcagtgtgtgtgtgtgtgtgtgtgtgtgtgtgtgtgtgtgtgtgtgtgtgtgtgtttgtgtgtgtgtgtgtgtgtgaagataaatatgtataatatttaaattataatacatatgtaaaaaaaaaagtcaaataacATGAAAACTGAATGAGCAAATAAATCTGTAAATATaacaattataatattatatatatatatatatatatatatatatatatatatatatatatatatatatatatatatatatatatatatatatatatatatatatataaatatacttattatatttacacaaagaacagatgatttacacTGCAGAAATATTTATATCCACGTTGCACTGAAATGAttagtgtgtgttttgtgtagtTTTGCGCAGGGTCCTTTGAAAGACGCGCCTAATCTGATCTGCACGCCACACACAGCCTGGTACAGCGAACAAGCGTCTCTGGAGATGAGAGAAGCAGCGGCGACTGAGATACGCAGAGCTatcacaggtacacacacacacacacacacacacacacactgcccctaaacctacccatcacacacacacacacacacacacacacacacacacacacacacacacacacacacacaggaaacattctgcatttttactttctcataaaaactcctcctgtgtgatttataagccttttgtaaagtggggccatgggtaatgtcctcatatttcaccctctcctgtaatacctgtgtcatacccatggcattacacacatttgtgtcctcatatgtcacaaaacatgcccacacacacacacactggtgttTGGGAACTCAATCTTGTGAGACGCTTCTGGAGGAATTAAACCAAATCATTCCCAACTGTTTgttcatatttgacccaactgtaggttaaaacaacccagcgtttataaaaagataaaaataaatgtctGATGATTTGACGGAGCTCGTCCCTCTCAGGTCGAATCCTAGACAGTCTGAATGTCTTCTCctataggtgtgtttgtgtgtgtgtgtgtgtgtgtgtgtgtgtgtgtgtgtgtgtgtgtgtgtgtgtatgtgtgtgtgttgccatCTGATGATTTGACGGAGCTCGTCTCTCTCAGGTCGAATTCTAGACAGTCTGAATGTCttctcctatagctgtgtgtgtgtgtgtgtgtgtgtgtgtgtgtgtgtgtgtgtgttgccatCTGATGATTTGACGGAGCTCGTCTCTCTCAGGTCGAATCCCAGACAGTCTGAGGAACTGCGTTAATAAGGAGTTCTTCGTGTCCTCGGGATCCTGGGGATTGATGGAGCAGCAGGTTCATCCTGAGCTCAACGGCGCCACATACaggtacgacacacacacacacacacacacacacacacacacacacccacacacacacacacacgcacacacacacataaccttCATCAAGCACATTATTCATTATCATAATCATTTGTTTTACCAGTCACCATAACATAAGCTCTTAAAACCCTGTAAGCTCCACCCCCACACAGTCACATGACCTTAACTCTGAGCCCCGCCCCCATCTGCTTCTCTCACGCAGCCAAGTCAACCAATCAATGCACGCCATCACGACCGGCTCCGCCCCCCAAGACAAAATCAATGCCTAAAGCAAGAGCAGGTAAACGCTGAAGAACGACAGACGgccttctctctccctc is a genomic window containing:
- the ctbp2l gene encoding C-terminal binding protein 2, like isoform X1 produces the protein MALTDKHKVKRQRLDRICEGIRPQMVNGPMHPRPLVALLDGRDCTVEMPILKDLATVAFCDAQSTQEIHEKVLNEAIGALMYHTITLTREDLEKFKALRIIIRIGSGYDNVDIKAAGELGIAVCNIPSAAVEETADSTLCHVLNLYRRNTWLYQALREGTRVQSVEQIREVASGAARIRGETLGLIGFGRSGQAVAVRAKVFGFNVLFYDPYLQDGLERSLGVQRVYTLQDLLYQSDCVSLHCNLNEHNHHLINDFTIKQMRQGAFLVNTSRGGLVDEKALSQALKEGRIRGAALDVHETEPFSFAQGPLKDAPNLICTPHTAWYSEQASLEMREAAATEIRRAITGRIPDSLRNCVNKEFFVSSGSWGLMEQQVHPELNGATYRFPSGMVGAGVVSVGLIHQSQTPSPNQPSKHEGREHLTEQ
- the ctbp2l gene encoding C-terminal binding protein 2, like isoform X2, coding for MALTDKHKVKRQRLDRICEGIRPQMVNGPMHPRPLVALLDGRDCTVEMPILKDLATVAFCDAQSTQEIHEKVLNEAIGALMYHTITLTREDLEKFKALRIIIRIGSGYDNVDIKAAGELGIAVCNIPSAAVEETADSTLCHVLNLYRRNTWLYQALREGTRVQSVEQIREVASGAARIRGETLGLIGFGRSGQAVAVRAKVFGFNVLFYDPYLQDGLERSLGVQRVYTLQDLLYQSDCVSLHCNLNEHNHHLINDFTIKQMRQGAFLVNTSRGGLVDEKALSQALKEGRIRGAALDVHETEPFSFAQGPLKDAPNLICTPHTAWYSEQASLEMREAAATEIRRAITGRIPDSLRNCVNKEFFVSSGSWGLMEQQVHPELNGATYSQVNQSMHAITTGSAPQDKINA